A window of the Lysinibacillus irui genome harbors these coding sequences:
- the dnaA gene encoding chromosomal replication initiator protein DnaA codes for MEHLEELWNNVLAQVEQKISKPSFETWLKSTKLLSYNGSGSTVTIAAPNSFARDWLENHYIHLITGILTELTGEDLLIKFVVQKNQDSDDFDLPAPIIQAKNNDHHDISPGMLNPKYTFDTFVIGSGNRFAHAASLAVAEAPAKAYNPFFIYGGVGLGKTHLMHAIGHYVLEHNPNAKVVYLSSEKFTNEFINSIRDNKALDFRNKYRNVDVLLIDDIQFLAGKESTQEEFFHTFNTLHEESKQIVISSDRPPKEIPTLEDRLRSRFEWGLITDIAPPDLETRIAILRKKAKADGLEVPNEVMLYIANQIDSNIRELEGALIRVVAYSSLVNKDITATLAAEALKDIIPNSKPRTVTILDIQNAVGEHFNIRLEDFAAKKRTKLIAFPRQIAMYLSRELTDFSLPKIGEEFGGRDHTTVIHAHEKISSMLKNDVQLQQDVKQIRSMLGK; via the coding sequence TTGGAACATTTAGAAGAACTATGGAATAATGTCCTGGCTCAAGTTGAACAAAAAATTTCTAAACCAAGCTTCGAAACGTGGCTTAAGTCTACAAAACTACTATCTTACAATGGTAGTGGCTCTACTGTAACGATTGCTGCGCCAAATTCGTTTGCTCGAGACTGGCTTGAGAATCATTATATTCATTTGATTACAGGTATATTAACGGAGCTTACAGGCGAAGACTTGCTTATTAAATTTGTTGTTCAAAAAAACCAGGATTCGGACGATTTCGATTTGCCGGCGCCGATTATCCAAGCAAAAAATAACGATCACCATGATATTTCACCAGGTATGTTAAACCCGAAATATACTTTTGATACGTTTGTTATTGGCTCTGGTAACCGCTTTGCACATGCTGCCTCGCTAGCAGTCGCTGAAGCCCCTGCGAAAGCTTATAATCCATTCTTTATTTATGGGGGAGTAGGGCTTGGTAAGACACACTTAATGCATGCAATTGGCCATTATGTTTTAGAGCATAATCCTAATGCGAAGGTAGTCTACCTATCATCTGAGAAATTTACAAATGAATTTATTAACTCAATTCGTGATAATAAAGCACTTGATTTTCGCAATAAATACCGCAACGTGGATGTACTGCTAATTGATGATATTCAATTCCTAGCTGGAAAAGAATCAACTCAAGAAGAATTTTTCCACACTTTTAATACTTTACATGAAGAATCAAAGCAAATTGTTATATCAAGTGATCGACCTCCGAAAGAGATTCCTACATTGGAAGATCGGCTACGTTCACGTTTTGAATGGGGGCTAATAACTGATATTGCGCCACCTGATTTGGAAACTCGTATTGCTATCTTGCGTAAAAAGGCAAAAGCAGATGGTCTAGAGGTTCCAAATGAAGTAATGCTTTATATTGCGAACCAGATTGACTCCAATATTAGGGAGCTTGAAGGTGCGCTTATTCGCGTCGTCGCCTATTCTTCACTGGTAAACAAAGATATTACGGCAACATTGGCAGCCGAGGCTCTAAAGGACATTATCCCTAACTCAAAGCCACGGACTGTGACAATATTAGACATTCAGAATGCTGTAGGAGAGCATTTTAATATACGTTTAGAAGATTTTGCTGCTAAAAAACGTACTAAATTAATTGCCTTTCCACGTCAAATTGCAATGTATTTATCACGCGAATTAACAGATTTTTCGCTGCCGAAAATTGGCGAAGAGTTTGGTGGCCGTGACCATACGACTGTCATCCATGCACACGAAAAAATATCTTCTATGTTGAAAAATGACGTTCAACTTCAACAAGATGTTAAACAAATTCGTAGCATGCTAGGGAAGTAA